The following are from one region of the Aequoribacter fuscus genome:
- the pal gene encoding peptidoglycan-associated lipoprotein Pal, translating to MKQLPQFRQLVTVAFLSVFLAACAGNDTKEQEAAAAQAAAEAAAQAEADAAAAQAAKERAEAQVAAELRRLQDDARMAGSVVYFEFDSSTLTDTGRAVLDKHVALLKNTGASVRLEGHTDERGTREYNMALGERRANAVRDYMMVKGIPGYRLESISFGEEKPVSYGSSEVSWSQNRRVEIK from the coding sequence ATGAAACAGCTTCCTCAATTTCGCCAGTTAGTCACCGTCGCTTTTTTAAGCGTATTTCTAGCCGCTTGCGCTGGAAACGACACAAAAGAGCAAGAGGCAGCGGCAGCGCAAGCAGCAGCTGAAGCCGCAGCACAAGCGGAGGCCGATGCGGCAGCAGCGCAAGCGGCTAAAGAGCGCGCTGAAGCGCAGGTTGCGGCGGAACTTCGCCGTTTGCAAGATGATGCCCGTATGGCCGGCAGTGTTGTTTATTTTGAGTTCGATAGCTCGACCCTAACTGATACAGGACGAGCAGTTCTAGATAAGCACGTAGCGTTACTGAAAAACACCGGTGCATCAGTGCGCCTCGAAGGCCACACTGACGAGCGTGGCACTCGCGAGTACAACATGGCATTGGGTGAGCGCCGTGCGAACGCAGTGCGCGACTACATGATGGTCAAAGGCATCCCCGGCTACCGTTTAGAGAGCATCAGCTTCGGTGAAGAGAAGCCCGTGTCGTACGGCTCAAGTGAAGTGAGCTGGTCACAAAACCGTCGCGTCGAGATCAAGTAA
- the ybgF gene encoding tol-pal system protein YbgF — MQKALGALSALFLSVSVLAQDFIDLESERARPSTSPLVSEAQPDGEDVVRPIAVPQGSVSYGLNGQIATTKPSVLVQDNATNAASDPGSLFVQVQRLADEVRRLNGVVEEQAYQIKTLQQQSLERYMDIDRRLAGGAVSTTAPAQSNAVMQEAVSAPVTASDSATPPADAKEEPAYLAARQLVYDRKFDDAVASFNEFLLDYPDGAYAPNAHYWLGELYLVLEQPNLELSRQAFQLLLDLYPQHNKVPDASFKLATVYFAKGNAERAKTMLEAVIATYPKQPVAELAKKFLADKY; from the coding sequence ATGCAAAAAGCACTCGGAGCGTTAAGCGCGTTATTCTTAAGTGTTAGCGTTTTGGCTCAGGATTTTATTGATCTTGAGTCGGAACGCGCTCGCCCCAGTACCTCACCACTGGTATCGGAAGCGCAGCCCGACGGGGAGGACGTCGTTCGTCCCATCGCTGTGCCCCAAGGGTCAGTCAGCTATGGCCTCAATGGCCAGATCGCAACCACTAAGCCAAGTGTATTGGTACAGGATAACGCGACCAACGCGGCCTCAGATCCAGGATCTTTGTTCGTTCAGGTTCAACGTTTGGCCGACGAAGTCCGTCGTTTAAACGGCGTGGTGGAAGAGCAGGCCTATCAGATAAAAACCCTGCAGCAACAAAGTCTTGAACGCTACATGGATATCGATCGGCGACTTGCTGGCGGCGCCGTCAGCACAACGGCCCCAGCGCAATCCAATGCAGTGATGCAAGAGGCTGTCTCAGCGCCCGTCACAGCATCCGATTCTGCTACCCCACCGGCTGATGCGAAAGAAGAACCCGCCTACCTAGCCGCGCGCCAGTTGGTGTACGACCGCAAGTTTGATGATGCTGTCGCCTCATTTAATGAGTTTTTGTTGGACTACCCAGATGGCGCGTATGCTCCCAACGCACACTACTGGCTCGGTGAATTGTATTTGGTGCTTGAACAGCCAAATTTGGAGCTGTCGCGCCAAGCCTTTCAGTTATTGCTAGATCTGTACCCGCAGCACAATAAGGTGCCTGATGCGAGCTTTAAACTGGCTACGGTATATTTCGCGAAAGGCAATGCCGAGCGCGCCAAGACGATGCTTGAAGCGGTTATAGCGACTTACCCGAAACAGCCCGTGGCCGAACTTGCCAAAAAGTTTTTGGCTGACAAATACTAA
- the queE gene encoding 7-carboxy-7-deazaguanine synthase QueE translates to MNHASTSGVKQASAPRNQTLRISEIFYSLQGETRTLGLPTVFIRLTGCPLRCVYCDTEYAFHGGTQIALGDILEQAAAFNTRFVTVTGGEPLAQPNCWPLLQMLCDEGYEVSLETSGALSVADVDARVVKVLDLKTPGSGESHRNDYENIALLNLHDQVKFVITDREDYDWARFKVDELGLVGRVSDILFSPVHGKLTPTQLADWILADRLPVRFQLQLHKLLWNDEPGR, encoded by the coding sequence ATGAATCACGCATCAACGTCGGGCGTGAAACAGGCGAGCGCGCCCCGAAATCAGACCTTACGCATCAGCGAGATTTTTTATAGCCTTCAGGGCGAGACTCGTACTTTAGGGTTACCTACCGTCTTTATCCGTCTAACGGGTTGTCCGCTACGCTGTGTTTATTGCGATACCGAGTATGCCTTCCATGGCGGTACACAAATTGCGTTAGGCGATATTCTGGAACAAGCTGCGGCGTTTAATACGCGTTTCGTGACGGTCACGGGGGGTGAGCCTTTGGCTCAACCCAATTGCTGGCCTTTGCTGCAAATGCTCTGTGATGAAGGTTATGAAGTCTCTCTGGAGACTTCGGGCGCTTTGTCGGTCGCAGACGTTGATGCGCGCGTGGTTAAGGTTTTAGATCTAAAGACGCCGGGCTCTGGCGAGTCTCACAGGAATGACTACGAGAATATTGCGCTGTTAAACCTGCACGATCAGGTCAAGTTCGTGATTACCGATCGTGAAGACTACGACTGGGCTCGATTTAAAGTAGACGAATTGGGTTTGGTAGGGCGAGTATCAGACATACTGTTCTCTCCGGTGCACGGTAAGTTAACACCCACGCAGTTGGCCGACTGGATTTTGGCCGATCGACTCCCTGTGCGTTTTCAGTTACAACTACATAAGTTACTTTGGAATGATGAACCAGGACGCTAA
- the queC gene encoding 7-cyano-7-deazaguanine synthase QueC, with product MNQDANALPKAVILVSGGLDSATVLAMAHAQGFECYTLSFDYGQRHRAELIAAERISAGYPDVTHKVVTLNLDSIGGSALTDTAIAVPESPTEGIPITYVPARNTIFLSIALGWAEVLGALDIFIGVNAVDYSGYPDCRPEFISAYESLANVATKAGVEGNHLRIQAPLSNLSKAEIIQQGSQLGVDYSATVSCYQADNQGRACGLCDSCRLRKEGFESAGVADPTRYKLA from the coding sequence ATGAACCAGGACGCTAATGCCTTACCCAAAGCCGTGATACTGGTCTCGGGAGGCTTAGACTCGGCTACCGTGCTGGCCATGGCGCATGCTCAAGGTTTTGAGTGCTATACACTGAGTTTCGACTACGGGCAGCGGCACCGTGCAGAACTCATTGCGGCGGAACGTATTTCGGCAGGTTACCCTGATGTGACTCACAAAGTGGTGACTTTGAACTTGGATTCGATCGGCGGATCCGCATTAACGGATACTGCTATCGCGGTACCAGAGTCGCCAACCGAGGGTATTCCTATTACTTATGTGCCAGCGCGCAATACGATCTTCTTGTCGATTGCGTTAGGCTGGGCTGAAGTCCTTGGCGCGCTCGATATTTTTATTGGCGTAAACGCTGTGGATTATTCAGGTTATCCCGATTGTCGGCCTGAATTCATTTCGGCTTACGAATCACTGGCGAATGTTGCGACGAAGGCGGGTGTTGAGGGCAATCATTTGCGGATTCAGGCGCCTTTGTCGAATTTATCTAAGGCAGAGATTATTCAGCAGGGTAGCCAGCTAGGCGTTGACTACAGCGCCACGGTCTCGTGCTATCAAGCCGATAATCAAGGCCGCGCGTGTGGATTGTGCGACAGTTGTCGTTTGCGTAAAGAGGGCTTTGAGTCCGCCGGCGTTGCCGATCCAACACGTTACAAGTTGGCATAA